A portion of the Streptomyces sp. NBC_00376 genome contains these proteins:
- a CDS encoding GNAT family N-acetyltransferase encodes MTDPVIRALTESDAHLFHTMRGRDLVGRAAFGHRYTTTDDDGDYRPEWTWVALRDGVVVARAAWWGGPHDTEPVLLNWFDFADGEEAAGAELLRRAPLHTEYELILPADWRERPDVRADAEGRISAARAAGMKPLVERYSYRWTPEFGLPERPGRLEFRPEPDDEVILDVLRRVHTVTLDAHARKAIEAGGLEQAAREELDFFHWCPSPRSWWQLAYTREGELAGIQVPAHNPSGPCVGFIGVVPEQRGHGYGYDLLAECTHFLAAEGAEFIAGATDRGNAPMAAAFARAGHRITQERIHLV; translated from the coding sequence ATGACCGATCCGGTCATCCGCGCGCTCACCGAGAGCGACGCACATCTTTTCCACACCATGCGGGGCCGTGACCTCGTCGGCCGCGCCGCGTTCGGGCACCGCTACACCACCACGGACGACGACGGCGACTACCGCCCCGAGTGGACCTGGGTCGCCCTGCGCGACGGTGTCGTGGTGGCCCGTGCCGCCTGGTGGGGCGGGCCCCACGACACCGAGCCGGTGCTGCTCAACTGGTTCGACTTCGCCGACGGCGAGGAGGCGGCGGGCGCCGAACTGCTGCGCCGCGCCCCGCTGCACACCGAGTACGAGCTGATCCTGCCGGCCGACTGGCGGGAGCGGCCCGATGTCCGGGCCGACGCCGAGGGCCGGATCTCCGCCGCCCGCGCGGCCGGGATGAAGCCGCTGGTCGAGCGGTACAGCTACCGGTGGACACCGGAGTTCGGCCTGCCCGAGCGGCCGGGGCGGCTGGAGTTCCGGCCTGAGCCGGACGACGAGGTGATCCTCGACGTGCTGCGCCGGGTTCACACCGTCACGCTGGACGCCCATGCCCGGAAGGCCATCGAGGCCGGCGGTCTGGAGCAGGCGGCGCGGGAGGAGCTCGACTTCTTCCACTGGTGCCCCTCGCCGCGCTCCTGGTGGCAGTTGGCGTACACCCGCGAGGGCGAGCTGGCAGGCATCCAGGTGCCCGCCCACAACCCGTCCGGGCCCTGCGTCGGCTTCATCGGTGTCGTGCCCGAGCAGCGGGGTCACGGCTACGGGTACGACCTGCTCGCGGAGTGCACGCACTTCCTCGCCGCCGAGGGCGCCGAGTTCATCGCGGGCGCCACCGACCGGGGCAATGCGCCGATGGCGGCCGCGTTCGCGCGGGCCGGTCACCGCATCACCCAGGAACGCATCCATCTGGTGTGA
- a CDS encoding alpha-L-fucosidase: MVASWWSRAGLGILVHWTPASVPGWAPPYVPADGLPLAGRRAPLGWTPYAEWYENALRFPGSPVSAHHRATYGARPYAAFGGDFNDALANWDPTAWARDFRAAGARYAVLVTKHHDGFCLWPSEVANPHRAGWHTARDVVGEFAEAVRAEGLRFGVHYSGGLDWTFDDRPIGTRADTVSAVPRGSYPAYAGAQMRELIRRYRPDILRNDIAWPGTHTDVQRLVEYYRFAVPHGVVNDRLLPRAPIWRTLSLPGAKALYNDRQRRTVARGEGSVPRRPPYFDFRTPESARRAGPDPYEITRGIGQGLGYNRNSPPEAYLGRLALESLVRETAAGGGNLLLGVGPRGEDAKVPAAQRLRLDWLAELTRDLTPDGCVPG; encoded by the coding sequence ATGGTTGCTTCATGGTGGTCCCGGGCCGGCCTGGGGATACTCGTGCACTGGACGCCCGCCTCCGTACCGGGCTGGGCCCCGCCGTACGTCCCCGCGGACGGACTCCCCCTGGCCGGCCGCCGCGCTCCGCTCGGCTGGACTCCGTACGCCGAGTGGTACGAGAACGCGCTCCGGTTCCCCGGCAGCCCCGTCTCCGCCCACCACCGCGCGACCTACGGAGCCCGCCCGTACGCCGCCTTCGGGGGCGACTTCAACGACGCCCTGGCGAACTGGGACCCCACCGCGTGGGCCCGCGACTTCCGTGCGGCGGGCGCCCGTTACGCCGTCCTCGTCACCAAGCATCACGACGGCTTCTGCCTCTGGCCCTCCGAGGTGGCCAACCCGCACCGGGCCGGCTGGCACACCGCACGCGATGTCGTCGGTGAATTCGCCGAAGCCGTCCGGGCCGAGGGGCTGCGCTTCGGGGTCCACTACTCCGGCGGACTCGACTGGACCTTCGACGACCGTCCGATCGGAACCCGCGCGGACACCGTCTCGGCCGTCCCGCGCGGCAGCTACCCGGCTTACGCGGGCGCCCAGATGCGCGAACTGATCCGCCGCTACCGCCCCGACATCCTCCGGAACGACATCGCCTGGCCCGGCACACACACCGATGTCCAGCGGCTGGTCGAGTACTACCGCTTCGCCGTCCCGCACGGCGTCGTCAACGACCGGCTGCTGCCCCGCGCACCGATATGGCGCACGCTCTCGCTCCCCGGCGCCAAGGCCCTGTACAACGACCGGCAACGCCGCACCGTCGCCCGGGGCGAGGGCTCCGTACCGCGCCGGCCCCCGTACTTCGACTTCCGCACCCCGGAGTCCGCCCGCCGCGCCGGCCCCGACCCGTACGAGATCACCCGTGGCATCGGCCAAGGCCTCGGCTACAACCGCAACTCCCCGCCCGAGGCGTACCTCGGCCGCTTGGCGCTGGAATCGCTGGTACGGGAGACGGCGGCCGGGGGCGGCAACCTGCTGCTCGGTGTGGGGCCGCGCGGCGAGGACGCGAAGGTCCCCGCCGCGCAGCGGCTCCGCCTGGACTGGCTGGCGGAACTCACCCGTGACCTCACACCAGATGGATGCGTTCCTGGGTGA
- a CDS encoding GH1 family beta-glucosidase, producing the protein MTVPSFPPGFLWGASASAFQTEGAADTDGKGPSGWDAFAAQPGRIKDGTDTTRGTGFHQHYREDVALLAGLGADAFRFSVSWPRVVPGGSGAVNPQGLDFYDRLVDELCAHGITPAPTLYHWDTPLPLDEEGGWLNRDTAYRFAEYAGIVAERLADRVPMWITINEPAEVTLLGYALGEHAPGRALLFDALPAAHHQLLAHGLAVRALRGAGADNIGIAVSHTPVWTAGDREEDRLGAKLYDTITNWLFADPVLTGRYPDENFAALMPGPVEDDLRTISTPLDWYGVNYYNPTLVGAPGTSTPETFSGYRMPPELPFGIREIEGYEKTDFGWPVVPDGLRETLVQLHSRYGDRLPPLYITENGCAVDEPAEDTRRIAYLEGHLRALRTAIDAGVDVRGYFTWSLTDNVEWTEGASKRFGLVHIDYETLRRTPKDSYAWYRDLIRAQKAGSPAQ; encoded by the coding sequence ATGACCGTGCCGTCGTTCCCGCCGGGCTTCCTCTGGGGAGCCTCCGCGTCCGCCTTCCAGACCGAGGGGGCGGCCGACACCGACGGTAAGGGCCCCTCCGGCTGGGACGCCTTCGCCGCGCAGCCCGGACGGATCAAGGACGGCACCGACACCACCCGGGGCACCGGCTTCCACCAGCACTACCGCGAGGACGTCGCCCTGCTGGCCGGCCTCGGCGCCGACGCCTTCCGCTTCTCCGTCAGCTGGCCGCGCGTGGTGCCCGGCGGCAGCGGAGCGGTCAACCCGCAGGGACTCGACTTCTACGACCGGCTCGTCGACGAGCTCTGCGCCCACGGCATCACCCCGGCCCCCACCCTCTACCACTGGGACACCCCGCTACCGCTCGACGAGGAGGGCGGCTGGCTCAACCGGGACACCGCCTACCGCTTCGCCGAGTACGCGGGCATCGTCGCCGAGCGCCTCGCCGACCGCGTACCGATGTGGATCACCATCAACGAACCGGCCGAGGTGACACTGCTCGGCTACGCCCTCGGCGAGCACGCACCGGGCCGCGCCCTCCTCTTCGACGCCCTGCCCGCCGCCCACCACCAGCTCCTCGCCCACGGCCTCGCCGTGCGCGCGCTGCGCGGCGCGGGCGCGGACAACATCGGCATCGCCGTCTCGCACACCCCGGTCTGGACCGCCGGGGACCGCGAGGAGGACCGCCTGGGCGCGAAGCTCTACGACACGATCACCAACTGGCTGTTCGCCGACCCGGTCCTCACCGGCCGTTACCCCGACGAGAACTTCGCCGCACTGATGCCCGGCCCGGTCGAGGACGACCTGAGGACCATCTCCACGCCGCTCGACTGGTACGGCGTCAACTACTACAACCCCACCCTCGTCGGCGCCCCCGGCACCAGCACCCCGGAAACCTTCTCCGGCTACCGGATGCCTCCCGAACTCCCCTTCGGCATCCGCGAGATAGAGGGTTACGAGAAGACCGACTTCGGCTGGCCCGTCGTCCCCGACGGCCTGCGCGAAACCCTCGTCCAGCTCCACAGCCGCTACGGCGACCGGCTCCCGCCGCTCTACATCACCGAGAACGGCTGCGCCGTCGACGAGCCCGCCGAGGACACCCGCCGGATCGCCTACCTCGAAGGACATCTGCGGGCCCTGCGCACCGCCATCGACGCCGGGGTCGACGTGCGCGGCTACTTCACCTGGTCGCTCACCGACAACGTCGAATGGACCGAGGGCGCCAGCAAGCGCTTCGGCCTGGTCCACATCGACTACGAGACGCTGCGCCGGACCCCCAAGGACTCCTACGCCTGGTACCGCGACCTGATCCGCGCACAGAAGGCCGGCAGCCCGGCACAGTGA
- the treZ gene encoding malto-oligosyltrehalose trehalohydrolase, protein MLFEVWAPDADEVGLRLAGEPRAMERDPARSGWWTAEAPASDGDRYGFVLDAGGSGSDGRVLPDPRSRRQPDGPDGESAVVDHSLFEWHGGWTGRGLAGAVLYELHIGTYTEEGTFDAAAARLGHLAGLGVTHVSLMPVCPFPGTHGWGYEGVSLWAVHEPYGGPNGLKRFVDTAHGLGLAVLLDVVHNHLGPSGNHLPAFGPYFTETHHTPWGAAVNLDAPGSDEVRAFLLGSALAWLRDYRLDGLRLDAVHALADGRALTFLEELSTAADALAAELGRPLPLIAESDLCDPRTTTPRESGGIGLQAQWNDDFHHALHTALTGESQGYYADFAQAPLAAVAKTVTSAFFHNGTYSSFRGRTHGRPVDIVRTPAHRFVGYAQTHDQIGNRALGDRLSATLSPGLLACAAALVLTGPFTPMLFMGEEWGARTPWQFFTDHTDPALAEAVRSGRRREFAAHGWSADDIPDPQDPATRNRSCLDWSEPSREPHARLHAWYRELIALRRALPDLHDPDLASVRTAHDEQARWLAYRRGDLRIAVNLGEKPATIPLGGGRRRGGGDRLVAAWVPVDAPGDDGLLHLPPESCVVLADG, encoded by the coding sequence ATGCTGTTCGAGGTATGGGCACCGGATGCGGACGAGGTGGGGCTGCGGCTGGCGGGCGAGCCACGGGCGATGGAGCGTGATCCGGCACGGTCCGGCTGGTGGACGGCCGAGGCGCCGGCGTCGGACGGCGACCGCTACGGCTTCGTCCTGGACGCGGGAGGGAGCGGGAGCGACGGGAGGGTGCTCCCCGATCCGCGCTCGCGGCGCCAGCCGGACGGGCCGGACGGCGAGAGCGCCGTCGTCGACCACTCGCTGTTCGAGTGGCACGGCGGCTGGACCGGCCGGGGGCTCGCGGGGGCCGTTCTGTACGAGCTGCACATCGGTACGTACACCGAGGAGGGCACCTTCGACGCGGCGGCCGCCCGGCTGGGGCATCTGGCCGGGCTGGGCGTCACCCATGTGTCGCTGATGCCGGTCTGCCCGTTCCCCGGCACGCACGGGTGGGGGTACGAGGGGGTGTCGCTCTGGGCCGTGCACGAGCCGTACGGCGGACCGAACGGGCTCAAACGATTTGTCGACACGGCGCACGGTCTCGGGCTGGCGGTCCTGCTGGACGTGGTCCACAACCATCTCGGCCCGTCCGGCAATCACCTGCCGGCCTTCGGCCCGTACTTCACCGAGACCCATCACACGCCGTGGGGGGCGGCGGTCAATCTCGACGCCCCCGGTTCGGACGAGGTACGGGCGTTCCTTCTGGGCAGCGCGCTCGCCTGGCTGCGGGACTACCGGCTGGACGGGCTGCGGCTCGACGCGGTCCACGCCCTGGCCGACGGCCGGGCGCTGACCTTCCTGGAGGAGCTGTCCACGGCGGCCGACGCGCTCGCCGCGGAACTGGGCCGTCCGCTGCCGCTGATCGCCGAGTCCGACCTCTGCGACCCGAGGACCACGACCCCGCGCGAATCCGGCGGCATCGGACTGCAGGCCCAGTGGAACGACGACTTCCACCACGCCCTGCACACCGCGCTGACCGGTGAGTCCCAGGGCTACTACGCGGACTTCGCCCAGGCTCCGCTGGCCGCCGTCGCCAAGACCGTGACCAGTGCGTTCTTCCACAACGGCACATACTCCAGCTTCCGGGGCCGGACCCACGGCCGCCCCGTCGACATCGTCCGCACGCCCGCCCACCGCTTCGTCGGCTACGCCCAGACCCATGACCAGATCGGCAACCGGGCGCTGGGCGACCGGCTCTCCGCGACGCTCTCCCCCGGCCTGCTGGCCTGCGCCGCGGCCCTCGTCCTGACCGGGCCGTTCACGCCGATGCTGTTCATGGGCGAGGAGTGGGGCGCGCGCACCCCCTGGCAGTTCTTCACCGACCACACCGATCCGGCCCTCGCCGAGGCGGTCCGGAGCGGCCGAAGGCGGGAGTTCGCGGCGCACGGCTGGTCGGCGGACGACATCCCTGACCCGCAGGACCCGGCCACCCGGAACCGTTCCTGCCTGGACTGGAGCGAGCCGTCACGGGAGCCGCACGCCCGCCTGCACGCCTGGTACCGCGAGCTGATCGCACTGCGCCGCGCCCTGCCCGACCTCCACGACCCGGATCTGGCATCGGTGCGCACCGCCCACGACGAGCAGGCGCGCTGGCTGGCGTACCGCAGGGGCGATCTGCGGATCGCGGTCAACCTGGGCGAGAAGCCGGCCACGATCCCGCTGGGCGGCGGCCGGCGCCGGGGCGGCGGGGACCGGTTGGTGGCGGCGTGGGTACCGGTGGATGCCCCGGGCGACGACGGGCTGCTGCATCTGCCGCCGGAGTCCTGCGTGGTGCTGGCCGACGGCTGA
- a CDS encoding M24 family metallopeptidase has product MSSQSQPVPFTADDYRARMTRAADTAAEAGLAGVLVAPGPDLVYLTGYQPVNTERLTVLVLTPGQDPVLVVPTLEAPDAEKAVGAPAFTLRDWTDGTDPYAVTAPLLDGRGRFGISDNSWAMHLLGLQRTLPDTSYVSLTEALPMLRAVKDAHELERIAAAGAAADATYGEILKVRFSGRKETDIAAELAGLLKRFGHSQVDFTVVGSGPNGANPHHEAGDRTIERGDMVVLDFGGLKHGYGSDTSRTVHVGEPTAEEQRVHDIVREAQEAGCNAVRPGVACQEIDRAARAVITEFGYGERFIHRTGHGIGVTTHEPPYMIEGEEQPLVPGMCFSVEPGIYLPGRFGVRIEDIVTVTEDGGRRLNSTARELAIVE; this is encoded by the coding sequence ATGTCCAGCCAGAGCCAGCCCGTGCCGTTCACCGCCGACGACTACCGGGCCCGCATGACGCGCGCGGCCGACACCGCCGCCGAGGCCGGGCTCGCGGGTGTGCTGGTCGCGCCCGGCCCCGACCTCGTGTACCTCACCGGCTACCAGCCCGTGAACACCGAACGCCTCACCGTCCTCGTCCTCACGCCGGGCCAGGACCCGGTCCTCGTCGTCCCGACGCTGGAGGCCCCGGACGCCGAGAAGGCCGTCGGCGCCCCCGCGTTCACCCTGCGGGACTGGACCGACGGCACTGACCCCTACGCCGTCACCGCCCCGCTGCTCGACGGCCGGGGCCGGTTCGGGATCAGCGACAACTCCTGGGCGATGCATCTGCTCGGGCTGCAGCGCACCCTGCCGGACACCTCGTACGTCTCGCTCACCGAGGCCCTGCCGATGCTGCGCGCGGTGAAGGACGCCCACGAGCTGGAGCGGATCGCCGCCGCCGGAGCCGCCGCCGACGCCACGTACGGCGAGATCCTCAAGGTGCGCTTCTCGGGCCGCAAGGAGACCGACATCGCGGCCGAACTGGCCGGACTGCTCAAGCGGTTCGGGCACTCCCAGGTCGACTTCACGGTCGTCGGCTCCGGCCCCAACGGCGCCAACCCGCACCACGAGGCCGGTGACCGCACCATCGAGCGGGGCGACATGGTCGTACTCGACTTCGGCGGCCTCAAGCACGGCTACGGCTCGGACACCTCCCGCACGGTCCACGTCGGCGAACCCACCGCCGAGGAGCAGCGGGTCCACGACATCGTGCGCGAGGCGCAGGAGGCGGGCTGCAACGCGGTCCGGCCGGGCGTCGCCTGCCAGGAGATCGACCGGGCGGCCCGCGCGGTCATCACCGAGTTCGGCTACGGCGAACGCTTCATCCACCGCACCGGCCACGGCATCGGTGTCACCACCCACGAGCCGCCGTACATGATCGAGGGCGAGGAGCAGCCGCTGGTGCCCGGGATGTGCTTCTCCGTGGAGCCGGGCATCTATCTGCCGGGCCGGTTCGGCGTACGGATCGAGGACATCGTGACCGTGACCGAGGACGGCGGCCGGCGCCTCAACAGCACGGCGCGCGAGCTGGCGATCGTCGAGTAG
- a CDS encoding nucleoside/nucleotide kinase family protein, whose protein sequence is MDISDPATGDPATGDPAISDPTGAAARAHRLAVPGHRRILGIAGPPGAGKSTLAAQLVDALEGLAVLVPMDGFHLARVELERLGRAARKGAPDTFDAAGYAALLGRLRAPEAGTTVYAPAFDRALEEPIAGAVPVPPDIPLVITEGNYLLHDEGPWAPVRGLLDEVWFLETDPVLRVRRLVERHVRFGKPRAYAERWVARSDEANARLVERGRTRADLVVRPDPEF, encoded by the coding sequence ATGGACATCAGCGACCCGGCCACCGGCGACCCGGCCACCGGCGATCCGGCCATCAGCGATCCCACCGGGGCGGCGGCCCGCGCCCACCGCCTCGCCGTCCCCGGCCACCGCCGCATCCTCGGCATCGCGGGGCCGCCCGGGGCCGGGAAGTCCACCCTGGCGGCCCAGCTCGTCGACGCGCTCGAAGGTCTCGCCGTCCTCGTCCCCATGGACGGATTCCACCTCGCCCGGGTCGAACTGGAACGGCTCGGCCGCGCCGCGCGCAAGGGCGCCCCCGACACCTTCGACGCCGCCGGGTACGCCGCCCTCCTCGGACGCCTGCGCGCACCGGAGGCGGGTACCACCGTGTACGCGCCCGCCTTCGACCGTGCCCTGGAGGAGCCGATCGCCGGAGCCGTCCCCGTACCCCCGGACATCCCGCTGGTCATCACCGAGGGCAACTACCTGCTGCACGACGAGGGCCCCTGGGCGCCCGTGCGCGGGCTGCTCGACGAGGTGTGGTTCCTGGAGACCGACCCGGTGCTGCGGGTACGGCGGCTGGTCGAGCGCCATGTGCGGTTCGGGAAGCCGCGAGCGTACGCCGAGCGCTGGGTGGCGCGGTCCGACGAAGCCAACGCGCGCCTGGTCGAGCGGGGCCGCACCCGCGCCGACCTCGTCGTACGGCCGGATCCGGAATTCTGA
- a CDS encoding LuxR C-terminal-related transcriptional regulator translates to MRIVIAEDNALLREGLILLLTSSGHEVVADAATGPEVLPALLEHRPDAAVLDVRLPPTFRDEGLRAAIAARAELPELPILVLSQYVEETYAAELLARGAQGIGYLLKDRIGRVDQFLQALERVAGGGTALDPEVVTQLLTRKSSAEPLRSLTPREREVLELMAQGKANGTIAAELVVTERAVSKHIGSIFAKLGLEPDDGTVHRRVLAVLAYLEGKGAR, encoded by the coding sequence GTGCGGATCGTGATCGCCGAGGACAACGCGCTGTTGCGGGAGGGCCTGATCCTGCTGCTCACCAGCTCGGGCCACGAGGTGGTGGCCGACGCGGCGACCGGGCCCGAGGTGCTGCCCGCCCTGCTGGAACACCGTCCGGACGCCGCCGTGCTCGACGTACGGCTCCCGCCCACCTTCCGGGACGAGGGGCTGCGCGCCGCGATCGCCGCCCGCGCCGAGCTGCCCGAACTGCCGATCCTGGTGCTCTCCCAGTACGTCGAGGAGACGTACGCCGCCGAGCTGCTCGCCCGGGGTGCTCAGGGCATCGGCTACCTCCTGAAGGACCGGATCGGCCGGGTCGACCAGTTCCTCCAGGCCCTGGAACGGGTGGCGGGCGGCGGTACGGCGCTCGACCCCGAGGTGGTGACCCAGCTGCTGACCCGCAAGTCGTCGGCCGAGCCGCTGCGGAGCCTCACCCCGCGCGAGCGCGAAGTGCTGGAACTGATGGCGCAGGGCAAGGCGAACGGCACCATCGCCGCCGAACTCGTCGTGACGGAACGGGCGGTGAGCAAGCACATCGGCTCGATCTTCGCCAAGCTCGGCCTGGAACCCGACGACGGCACGGTGCACCGACGGGTGCTGGCGGTGCTGGCGTACCTGGAGGGCAAGGGGGCGCGCTGA
- a CDS encoding sensor histidine kinase, translating to MSTAPAPLTTAIRRSWDASRYLAVGIAVALVAYVSAFLVVAVLLFAAVIIGLPALPEAAKVLRRFAEFERRRAAARLGVPFTPTPYPSLDSAELSERVRRVLNDPTVWRDALWLPLQALMGNAVGYLAMVLWPVGLLVDGVALPIVRLLDRRAADEYGTPLPERPGWVLRWHCVLADLSAGWTRSLLTSSPSTALAERIAQLTESRAGAVEAHGAELRRIERDLHDGAQARIVALSLRIGLAKQLLDSDPAAARIRLDEAQDGAEAALAELRHVVRGIHPPVLTDRGLAGAVRALAADAGVPVAAELDGVEDGRRLPAAVEAAAYFVIAEALTNISKHSGATAATVRIARTPGSLRVTISDNGCGGADERRGTSQNPSTGSGLVGIGRRIAALDGTTRISSPVGGPTDIEVELPCGS from the coding sequence ATGAGCACCGCACCCGCCCCGCTGACCACCGCCATCAGGCGTTCGTGGGATGCGTCGCGCTATCTGGCCGTCGGCATCGCGGTCGCACTGGTCGCCTATGTGAGCGCGTTCCTGGTGGTGGCGGTCCTGCTGTTCGCCGCCGTGATCATCGGGCTGCCCGCGCTGCCGGAGGCCGCCAAGGTGCTGCGCAGGTTCGCGGAGTTCGAGCGGCGCAGGGCGGCGGCGCGGCTGGGCGTTCCGTTCACGCCGACGCCCTATCCGTCTCTGGACAGCGCCGAACTCTCCGAGCGGGTACGGCGCGTACTCAACGACCCGACCGTGTGGCGCGACGCGCTCTGGCTCCCGCTCCAGGCGCTCATGGGCAATGCCGTCGGATATCTGGCGATGGTGCTGTGGCCGGTCGGGCTCCTCGTGGACGGGGTCGCGCTGCCCATCGTGCGCCTGCTGGACCGGCGGGCAGCCGACGAGTACGGCACACCGCTGCCCGAACGGCCGGGGTGGGTGCTGCGCTGGCACTGCGTGCTCGCGGACCTGTCGGCCGGCTGGACCAGGTCCCTGCTCACCTCCTCGCCGTCCACCGCGCTCGCCGAACGCATCGCCCAGCTGACCGAGAGCCGGGCCGGTGCGGTGGAGGCGCACGGAGCCGAACTGCGCCGCATCGAGCGCGATCTGCACGACGGCGCCCAGGCCAGGATCGTCGCCCTGTCCCTGCGCATCGGCCTCGCCAAACAGCTCCTCGACAGCGACCCGGCCGCCGCGCGCATCCGCCTGGACGAGGCGCAGGACGGTGCGGAGGCGGCCCTCGCGGAACTGCGGCACGTGGTGCGCGGCATCCACCCCCCGGTGCTGACGGACCGTGGACTGGCCGGTGCGGTAAGGGCGTTGGCCGCCGACGCGGGCGTGCCCGTCGCCGCGGAACTGGACGGCGTCGAGGACGGCCGGCGCCTTCCGGCCGCGGTCGAGGCCGCGGCCTACTTCGTCATCGCCGAGGCGCTCACCAACATCAGCAAACACAGCGGTGCGACGGCCGCGACCGTGCGCATCGCCCGCACCCCCGGCAGCCTGCGGGTGACCATCAGCGACAATGGCTGCGGCGGCGCGGACGAACGGCGCGGCACCTCGCAGAACCCTTCCACCGGCAGCGGGCTGGTCGGCATCGGTCGGAGGATCGCCGCTCTGGACGGCACCACCCGCATCAGCAGCCCCGTCGGGGGGCCGACGGACATCGAAGTGGAGCTGCCGTGCGGATCGTGA
- a CDS encoding ABC transporter ATP-binding protein produces MVGSTVDTITAVRASALSLESVSRRHGRGGGETTALDAVSCAVPVGSFTAVVGPSGSGKSTFLQCAAGLDRPTSGTVRIGGTDLGALSEAALTRLRRDRIGFVFQSHALNLVPSLSIEENVVLPLVLAGADPEDERVLSRGRDLLTRVGLAGRGTQGPATLSGGQQQRVAVARALVTEPEVIFADEPTASLDPESAALVLGLLRDAVRIDGRTVVMVTHDPVAASWADTVLTMDGGRLR; encoded by the coding sequence ATGGTGGGGTCAACGGTGGACACGATCACGGCGGTGCGGGCGTCCGCGCTGAGTCTGGAGTCGGTGAGCCGGCGCCACGGCCGGGGCGGCGGGGAGACCACCGCGCTCGACGCGGTCAGCTGCGCGGTCCCGGTGGGGAGTTTCACCGCGGTGGTGGGTCCTTCGGGCTCGGGGAAGAGCACGTTCCTCCAGTGTGCGGCGGGGCTGGACCGTCCCACGTCGGGCACGGTACGGATCGGGGGCACCGATCTCGGTGCGCTCTCCGAGGCGGCGCTGACCCGGTTGCGCCGGGACCGGATCGGCTTCGTCTTCCAGTCGCACGCCCTCAACCTGGTGCCTTCGCTGAGCATCGAGGAGAACGTCGTGCTGCCGCTGGTGCTGGCGGGCGCCGATCCGGAGGACGAGCGGGTGCTGAGCCGTGGGCGGGACCTGCTGACCCGGGTCGGCCTGGCGGGCCGCGGCACGCAGGGCCCGGCGACGCTCTCCGGCGGGCAGCAGCAACGCGTCGCGGTGGCACGGGCGTTGGTGACGGAACCCGAGGTGATCTTCGCGGACGAGCCGACGGCCTCCCTGGACCCGGAGTCGGCGGCGCTGGTGCTCGGTCTGTTGCGGGACGCGGTGCGGATCGACGGCCGTACGGTCGTCATGGTCACCCACGACCCGGTGGCGGCGAGCTGGGCGGACACCGTGCTGACGATGGACGGCGGCCGGCTGCGATGA